One genomic region from Metallosphaera tengchongensis encodes:
- a CDS encoding FHA domain-containing protein → MPWKCSGCGTENPDDAAYCVTCGLKKPEGQIATETSQVTQEQAPEVQQSQGNQEPVLQTQEEQKPETSAVQEEQPQAPEEANVAQQVAESKPVTETQPAEQSTQPVAQPGPAQQTVEQKVTFKYYIQFIATPVSALNKTKVPLDFEVFESISLGRSPENVIMIPDGEISRRHAILYKEGDSLYIEDLNSTNGTYIYDGKIFQTVKGKAPLPGNAVVKLGNNTIIKIVRE, encoded by the coding sequence ATGCCATGGAAATGTTCAGGATGCGGGACAGAAAATCCAGATGACGCAGCATACTGCGTTACGTGCGGTCTCAAGAAACCAGAAGGACAAATAGCAACTGAGACTAGCCAAGTAACTCAGGAACAAGCACCTGAAGTACAACAAAGCCAGGGTAACCAAGAACCAGTCCTGCAAACGCAGGAGGAGCAAAAGCCTGAGACATCGGCAGTGCAGGAGGAGCAACCTCAAGCTCCTGAGGAGGCCAATGTTGCTCAGCAGGTTGCCGAATCAAAACCAGTGACTGAAACACAACCAGCGGAACAATCAACTCAACCTGTCGCTCAACCTGGGCCAGCTCAGCAAACAGTTGAACAGAAGGTCACGTTCAAGTACTATATTCAATTCATCGCGACACCTGTATCAGCCTTGAACAAGACAAAGGTTCCCTTGGACTTTGAAGTCTTCGAAAGTATATCGTTGGGGAGAAGTCCGGAAAACGTAATAATGATACCGGACGGTGAAATATCGAGAAGGCATGCTATTCTATATAAGGAGGGGGACTCTTTGTATATTGAGGACCTCAATAGCACCAATGGGACTTACATATACGATGGAAAGATATTCCAGACTGTGAAGGGAAAGGCTCCCTTACCTGGTAACGCAGTCGTTAAGCTGGGAAATAATACTATAATAAAGATTGTGAGAGAATGA
- a CDS encoding ATP-binding protein yields the protein MYCKKCNSKAVIRVHFNSLPLCATHFSEWFESKVEKTIVDYNMIQRHETVGVAVSGGKDSSTLLHVLSKLSTKLGFDLVGINIDLGIDGGTQYSSLSTQMAIKNFELTGVRYKVLKLKESYGFSIDEAKTRIRRPVCSTCGLVKRYVLEEVAKGLGANVLATGHNLNDMAQFVMAGYHTGDLQNLARLRAVLPAENGYLKKVKPLFLSSEKEIMTYALMNKIPFMVDSCPNNRRVGGPTSDKLRKMLEATEDEIPGFMTRLVENFEKRIRPFFEDLPKYNLGKCKICGKPTNSDREICSFCALKIKMGGAKENVT from the coding sequence GTGTATTGTAAGAAGTGTAACTCTAAGGCAGTTATAAGGGTCCATTTCAACAGTCTCCCCCTTTGTGCTACACACTTCTCTGAATGGTTTGAGTCCAAGGTCGAGAAAACTATAGTGGACTATAATATGATTCAAAGGCACGAAACTGTGGGCGTAGCGGTGTCCGGAGGAAAGGATAGTTCTACTCTCCTTCACGTCTTGTCTAAGCTATCCACAAAGTTAGGTTTTGACCTGGTAGGCATTAACATTGATCTGGGCATAGATGGCGGGACCCAGTACTCCTCACTCAGTACTCAAATGGCAATCAAGAACTTCGAGCTGACCGGAGTTAGGTATAAGGTCCTGAAGCTAAAGGAAAGCTACGGTTTCTCCATAGACGAGGCCAAGACTAGGATAAGAAGACCAGTATGTAGCACTTGCGGTTTGGTCAAGAGATATGTCTTAGAGGAGGTGGCGAAGGGTCTTGGAGCTAATGTATTAGCTACCGGACATAACCTAAACGATATGGCCCAGTTTGTGATGGCTGGATATCACACGGGAGACCTGCAGAACCTTGCTAGACTGAGGGCTGTACTCCCCGCAGAGAACGGTTATCTAAAGAAAGTAAAACCGTTGTTCCTCTCCTCCGAGAAGGAGATCATGACGTACGCTCTGATGAATAAAATCCCATTCATGGTGGACTCCTGCCCCAACAATAGAAGGGTCGGTGGCCCTACGTCAGATAAGCTAAGGAAGATGTTGGAAGCTACTGAGGACGAAATCCCTGGCTTTATGACTAGACTTGTTGAGAATTTCGAAAAAAGGATAAGACCCTTCTTTGAGGATCTTCCAAAATATAACCTTGGCAAATGTAAAATTTGTGGGAAACCCACAAATAGCGACAGGGAAATATGTTCCTTCTGCGCGTTGAAAATCAAGATGGGTGGAGCGAAGGAAAATGTCACATAA